A section of the Corallococcus silvisoli genome encodes:
- a CDS encoding NAD-dependent epimerase/dehydratase family protein, whose amino-acid sequence MTAPLVLLGCGYTLTRFAVEEARSGREVLATTRDASRRAILEGSGARVVSLDDALARAPGAHVVDSVPPEAGLDARFTEALSRVRPSRLVYLSSTGVYGAARGSVDESTPVDTTSASSRARLDAEARFLSLGASVMRIAGIYGPGRGTSGRLKAGTLRIPESGGGRLSRVHVDDLVHAVRVVLERGAPGEVYCVADRRPATQEETASWLCQRLGLPLPPRVPLDSLHESLRGDRAIRAAKLEALGWTPRHPDFTTGFLAAMEEEEKGA is encoded by the coding sequence ATGACCGCACCGCTCGTGCTGCTTGGCTGTGGCTACACGCTCACCCGGTTCGCCGTGGAAGAGGCCCGGTCCGGCCGCGAAGTGCTCGCCACCACTCGCGATGCCTCCCGCCGAGCGATCCTGGAAGGCTCGGGTGCACGGGTGGTGTCGCTCGACGACGCGCTGGCTCGCGCTCCGGGCGCGCACGTCGTCGACTCCGTTCCTCCCGAGGCCGGCCTGGACGCCCGCTTCACCGAAGCGCTGTCGCGGGTCCGTCCCTCGCGGCTCGTCTACCTGTCCTCCACCGGCGTCTATGGCGCCGCGCGTGGATCCGTGGATGAGTCCACGCCGGTCGACACGACATCTGCTTCCTCCCGCGCGCGGCTGGATGCGGAGGCGCGCTTCCTCTCGCTGGGCGCGAGCGTGATGCGCATCGCGGGCATCTACGGGCCGGGGCGCGGGACCTCCGGTCGCCTCAAGGCCGGTACGCTGCGCATCCCCGAATCCGGAGGGGGACGGCTGTCTCGCGTGCACGTGGATGACCTGGTGCACGCCGTGCGCGTGGTGCTGGAGCGTGGTGCTCCCGGCGAGGTGTACTGCGTGGCCGACCGTCGGCCCGCGACCCAGGAGGAGACCGCGTCCTGGCTCTGTCAGCGGCTGGGGCTCCCCCTGCCGCCCCGCGTGCCCCTCGACTCCCTCCATGAATCCCTGCGGGGAGACCGGGCCATTCGCGCCGCGAAGCTGGAGGCCCTGGGGTGGACGCCTCGCCATCCGGACTTCACGACGGGATTCCTCGCGGCGATGGAAGAGGAGGAGAAGGGGGCATAG
- a CDS encoding N,N-dimethylformamidase beta subunit family domain-containing protein, which translates to MSVFVAVLLSSATKPGIMARENAEPGSSDWRLTRAAVSSQLEGYAGATSVQHGDSIDIHARTDGGHTVRWELYRMGYYGGLGSRKMATGAPVAVGPQPDPVPDRTTGLVECRWPTSFTVQTQASWPSGVYLLKLIREDGLQSYVLFVVRADERKGSALVQVPFTTFQAYNTWGGESLYTDSLGLTGGHAKIVSFDRPFADGSGAGEYFYYVHSFVLWAESKGYDLSYVTNVDLDRDPSLALGQKLFIAVGHDEYWSRPARAAVEAALASGVNLAAFAGDTSFWLIRLEPSGTGVPHRRQVCYKDLSMKEDPRAGSNVTTVRWRDAPISEPENGFIGVMSDAWGIVEQPFVVANAGAWPFEGTGLSEGDTLPSIVGYEMDRAVTNGRAPPGFTPLARSPVISNLGEGNWHNAGFYTAPSGAFVFAGGGIAWARALSNPNYSDARVQRITDNIFRRAGLLAAEAGDTFGSGQTRPVDRAGQAASVTLFAGGAFQEGLQNGPAASARFRRPVGLAVDGAGNVFVADTGNHVVRMIANDAARTVSTVAGTGVAGVGEGPGASAALRSPQAIAVGSDGTLYVADTGNHRVVRIARDARWTVSTFTGSREGRSGNVEGVGTAARFSTPSGLAFAGTDLYVVDTFNHRLARVSPDGRVSTVIGKKGAGSTDGVGSLARFKRPTGIAVGGGALWIVDTGNRSVRRVALDGAFTTTTPAGNSTGGFADGLGRAALFMPLLGAAWDDGQLLVTDTGNERIRSVSDGRVRTFAGTGAHGAQDGAGDRATFSLPTGIARLPDGTVLVVEQGASTVRRLSRTDPGSPASGPLPVITGGPFTGSQAPFDVYLDATRSKTVEPGGWIQRFQWDFGDGTTAEVGYLTHRFLMPGRYTVTLTATDGKGVRATATQVVTVGTTVAPAP; encoded by the coding sequence ATGTCTGTCTTTGTCGCGGTCCTGCTGTCCTCGGCCACGAAGCCCGGCATCATGGCCCGGGAGAACGCCGAGCCTGGGAGCTCGGACTGGCGGCTCACCCGGGCCGCGGTCTCGTCCCAGCTCGAGGGCTACGCGGGCGCGACCAGCGTCCAGCACGGGGACTCCATCGACATCCATGCGCGAACCGACGGCGGCCACACCGTGCGTTGGGAGCTCTACCGGATGGGCTACTACGGCGGGCTCGGCTCCCGGAAGATGGCCACCGGCGCTCCCGTGGCCGTCGGCCCCCAGCCGGATCCGGTGCCGGACCGCACCACCGGTCTGGTGGAGTGCCGCTGGCCCACGTCCTTCACCGTGCAGACCCAGGCGTCCTGGCCGAGCGGGGTCTATCTGCTCAAGCTCATCCGCGAGGATGGGCTCCAGTCCTACGTGCTCTTCGTGGTGCGCGCGGATGAGCGCAAGGGCAGCGCCCTGGTGCAGGTCCCCTTCACCACCTTCCAGGCGTACAACACCTGGGGCGGTGAGAGCCTGTACACGGACTCGCTGGGCCTGACGGGCGGCCACGCGAAGATCGTGTCCTTCGACCGGCCCTTCGCCGACGGCAGCGGCGCGGGCGAGTACTTCTATTACGTCCACTCGTTCGTCCTGTGGGCCGAGTCCAAGGGCTACGACTTGTCCTATGTGACGAACGTGGACCTGGACCGCGATCCCTCGCTCGCCCTGGGGCAGAAGCTGTTCATCGCGGTGGGGCACGACGAGTACTGGTCCCGGCCCGCGCGCGCGGCGGTGGAGGCGGCGCTGGCTTCCGGGGTGAACCTGGCAGCCTTCGCGGGCGACACGAGCTTCTGGCTCATCCGGCTGGAGCCCTCTGGCACCGGCGTCCCGCACCGCAGGCAGGTCTGTTACAAGGATTTGTCGATGAAGGAGGACCCCCGCGCGGGCTCCAACGTCACCACCGTGCGCTGGCGCGACGCGCCCATCAGCGAGCCGGAGAACGGCTTCATCGGCGTGATGTCGGATGCGTGGGGGATCGTCGAGCAGCCCTTCGTGGTGGCGAACGCGGGGGCGTGGCCCTTCGAAGGCACCGGCCTCAGCGAAGGCGACACCCTGCCGTCCATCGTGGGCTACGAGATGGACCGCGCCGTCACCAACGGCCGCGCGCCCCCGGGGTTCACGCCCCTGGCCCGCTCCCCGGTCATCAGCAACCTGGGCGAGGGCAACTGGCACAACGCGGGCTTCTACACCGCGCCCTCGGGGGCCTTCGTCTTCGCGGGGGGGGGCATCGCGTGGGCCCGGGCCCTGTCGAATCCGAACTACTCCGACGCGCGTGTCCAACGCATCACCGACAACATCTTCCGGCGCGCGGGGCTGTTGGCGGCCGAGGCGGGAGACACCTTCGGCTCAGGGCAGACCCGGCCGGTGGACCGCGCCGGGCAGGCCGCGAGCGTCACCCTGTTCGCGGGCGGTGCATTCCAGGAGGGCCTGCAGAATGGTCCGGCCGCGTCCGCGCGCTTCCGTCGTCCCGTCGGTCTGGCCGTGGATGGCGCGGGCAACGTGTTCGTCGCGGACACGGGCAACCACGTGGTGCGGATGATCGCCAACGACGCGGCGAGGACCGTGTCCACCGTCGCGGGCACCGGCGTCGCTGGCGTGGGCGAGGGCCCCGGCGCGAGCGCCGCGCTGCGCTCTCCGCAGGCCATCGCCGTTGGCTCCGATGGCACCCTCTACGTGGCGGACACGGGCAATCACCGCGTCGTGCGCATCGCGCGGGATGCCCGCTGGACGGTGAGCACCTTCACCGGTTCGCGCGAGGGGCGCTCCGGCAACGTGGAGGGTGTGGGGACCGCCGCGCGCTTCTCCACGCCCAGCGGGCTCGCCTTCGCGGGGACGGACCTCTACGTGGTGGACACCTTCAACCACCGGCTGGCGCGCGTGAGCCCGGACGGGCGGGTGAGCACGGTCATCGGGAAGAAGGGGGCTGGCAGCACCGACGGTGTCGGCAGCCTGGCGCGGTTCAAGCGGCCCACGGGCATCGCCGTGGGTGGGGGCGCGCTGTGGATTGTCGACACCGGGAACCGCTCCGTGCGGCGCGTGGCGCTCGACGGCGCCTTCACCACCACCACGCCCGCGGGCAACTCCACCGGGGGCTTCGCCGACGGGCTGGGGCGCGCGGCGCTGTTCATGCCGCTGCTGGGCGCGGCCTGGGACGACGGCCAGCTGCTCGTGACGGACACCGGCAACGAGCGCATCCGCTCCGTGAGCGACGGCCGCGTGCGGACCTTCGCCGGCACTGGCGCGCATGGCGCGCAGGATGGCGCGGGGGACCGGGCCACCTTCAGCCTGCCCACGGGCATCGCGAGGCTGCCCGATGGCACCGTGCTGGTGGTGGAGCAGGGCGCCTCCACGGTGCGCCGGCTCTCACGCACGGACCCGGGGAGCCCCGCGTCCGGGCCCCTTCCCGTCATCACGGGCGGCCCTTTCACTGGCTCGCAGGCGCCCTTCGACGTCTACCTGGACGCGACGCGCTCGAAGACGGTGGAGCCCGGAGGTTGGATCCAGCGCTTCCAGTGGGACTTCGGCGATGGCACCACCGCGGAGGTGGGGTACCTGACCCATCGCTTCCTCATGCCCGGGCGCTACACCGTCACCCTCACCGCGACGGACGGCAAGGGCGTGCGCGCGACCGCGACCCAGGTCGTGACCGTGGGGACCACGGTCGCTCCGGCGCCCTGA
- a CDS encoding Na+/H+ antiporter has translation MLVFEIVIALLLGGAGLAAVSRRIGTPYPALVALAGAVLALVPGSPELVLDPELALTLFVAPVLLDAAFDASPRDLRANWRPVASLALGAVALTVIAVAGVIHWLVPAIPWAAAIALGAIVAPPDAAAATAVLKQLQPPHRLLVILEGESLFNDASALLIYRLAVGAMAAGGVLGWSAVPVMLVVTVGSLLLGVVLSRLSLRINSHVEDVSTAVITQFGSTFAVWILAERLHLSGILTTVVYAMTISRSASTLIPARIRIPSYAVWEVAVFVLNVLAFVLVGFQLKSIVARFDRETWLEYSAIAAAVTGAAILARIAWVMGAAAVNRWRQPPATSSVVTLSARAAVLVGWCGMRGIVTLAAALALPTGGSGGAAFPYRDLILFTSFAVVLGTLVVQGLTLRPLMTRLKLDDDGEVDHEVRVARVETLRAGLEATSETPGTELAVLVRKRYELQLRRARQRLEERSSMGPPAPGAGSPWGPPTADADMVRAAMSAGRKRLVDLRANGTIGDAAFQQVEQELDWSELDLQQILRAASPDEA, from the coding sequence ATGCTCGTCTTCGAGATCGTCATCGCGCTGCTGCTGGGAGGGGCGGGGCTGGCGGCGGTGTCCCGGCGGATCGGCACCCCCTACCCGGCGCTGGTGGCGCTCGCCGGAGCGGTGCTGGCGCTCGTCCCGGGGAGTCCCGAGCTGGTGTTGGATCCGGAGCTGGCGCTCACCCTGTTCGTCGCCCCGGTGCTGCTGGACGCGGCCTTCGACGCCTCCCCCCGGGACCTGCGCGCGAACTGGCGTCCGGTGGCGAGCCTGGCGCTGGGGGCGGTGGCGCTCACGGTCATCGCGGTGGCGGGGGTCATCCATTGGCTGGTGCCAGCCATCCCCTGGGCCGCGGCCATCGCGCTGGGAGCCATCGTCGCGCCCCCGGACGCGGCGGCGGCCACGGCGGTGCTGAAGCAGTTGCAGCCGCCGCACCGGCTGCTCGTCATCCTGGAGGGCGAGAGCCTCTTCAACGACGCGAGCGCCCTGCTCATCTACCGGCTCGCCGTGGGCGCCATGGCCGCGGGTGGCGTCCTGGGCTGGAGCGCGGTGCCCGTGATGCTCGTCGTCACGGTGGGCAGCCTGCTGCTGGGGGTGGTGCTGTCGCGGTTGAGCCTGCGCATCAACAGCCACGTGGAGGACGTGTCCACGGCCGTCATCACGCAGTTCGGCAGCACGTTCGCCGTGTGGATCCTCGCCGAGCGGCTGCACCTGTCCGGCATCCTCACGACGGTCGTCTACGCGATGACCATCTCGCGGTCGGCCTCCACCCTGATTCCCGCGCGGATCCGCATCCCCTCCTACGCGGTGTGGGAGGTGGCGGTGTTCGTGTTGAACGTGCTGGCCTTCGTGCTGGTGGGCTTCCAGCTGAAGTCCATCGTCGCCCGGTTCGACCGCGAGACGTGGCTGGAGTACTCGGCGATCGCCGCGGCCGTCACGGGCGCGGCCATCCTCGCGCGGATCGCCTGGGTGATGGGGGCCGCGGCGGTCAACCGCTGGCGGCAGCCCCCGGCGACGTCCAGCGTCGTCACGCTCTCCGCGCGCGCCGCGGTGCTGGTGGGCTGGTGCGGCATGCGGGGCATCGTGACGCTGGCGGCGGCGCTGGCCCTGCCCACGGGCGGCTCGGGTGGCGCGGCCTTCCCCTACCGCGACCTCATCCTCTTCACGTCCTTCGCGGTGGTGTTGGGAACGCTGGTCGTGCAAGGCCTGACGCTGCGTCCGCTGATGACCCGGCTGAAGCTGGACGACGATGGCGAGGTGGACCACGAGGTGCGGGTCGCGCGCGTGGAGACGCTGCGCGCGGGCCTGGAGGCCACCAGTGAGACCCCCGGCACGGAGCTGGCGGTCCTCGTGCGCAAGCGCTACGAGCTGCAGCTGCGCCGCGCGCGCCAGCGCCTGGAAGAGCGCTCGAGCATGGGGCCCCCGGCGCCAGGGGCCGGCTCGCCATGGGGCCCCCCCACCGCCGACGCGGACATGGTACGGGCCGCCATGTCCGCGGGGCGCAAGCGCCTGGTGGATCTCCGGGCGAACGGCACCATCGGAGACGCGGCGTTCCAGCAGGTGGAGCAGGAGCTGGATTGGTCGGAGCTGGACCTGCAGCAGATCCTCCGGGCGGCCTCGCCCGACGAGGCGTGA
- a CDS encoding tetratricopeptide repeat protein, giving the protein MSRSLLYAAFNEGVHRSMAGNHEAALQSFDQVLAVDPRHFPALTAKASALKQLGRTQEALTGFQRAIELDPSAADPHREAALCQLELGEPEAAALLMARAVQLNPTPGYREAAAVEVYHLGNALLTQGRRPDKARYRLARQVFELALQLSPAYVEAAKALADVWEHLGDPTQREHYTQLATRLRPASS; this is encoded by the coding sequence ATGTCCAGGTCGTTGCTGTACGCGGCGTTCAACGAGGGCGTCCACCGTTCCATGGCCGGCAACCACGAGGCCGCGCTCCAGTCGTTCGATCAGGTCCTCGCCGTGGATCCGCGCCACTTCCCCGCGCTCACCGCGAAGGCGTCCGCGCTCAAGCAACTGGGGCGCACCCAGGAGGCGCTGACGGGCTTCCAGCGCGCCATCGAGCTGGACCCGTCCGCGGCGGACCCCCACCGGGAGGCCGCCCTGTGTCAGCTGGAACTGGGGGAGCCGGAGGCCGCCGCCCTGCTGATGGCCCGGGCGGTTCAGCTCAACCCCACCCCCGGCTACCGCGAGGCGGCGGCCGTCGAGGTCTACCATCTGGGTAATGCGCTCCTGACCCAGGGGCGGCGGCCGGACAAGGCCCGCTACCGGCTGGCCCGTCAGGTGTTCGAGCTGGCGCTCCAGCTCTCGCCTGCCTACGTGGAGGCCGCCAAGGCCCTGGCGGACGTCTGGGAGCACCTGGGTGACCCTACCCAGCGGGAGCACTACACCCAGCTGGCGACCCGGCTGCGCCCCGCCTCCTCTTGA
- a CDS encoding 3-deoxy-7-phosphoheptulonate synthase, whose amino-acid sequence MIVMLEPDSPESVVNAVLKLASQYEGVTPRAHVVQGAESTITELYLLGSTSQVPLEPFQQLPGVRQVVRVSQKYRIIGRHGGHRTTAGFEYNGVTFDDRSVNLFAGLCAVDSLESVDAMMAALARCGITTTRMGAYKPRTNPYEFQGLGAKCLPWVFESAGKHGIKVVAMEVTHPRHIDEINDALKQAGTPTGVMLQVGTRNAQNFELLKQIGQQHTFPVLFKRGMGITLEESLNACEYVASEGNPKIVFCLRGVKTHLGDPHRNMVDFAHVPVVRRLTRMPVCVDPSHAIGRAEAPPDGLPDIFHAIGQGLIAGASMVLVDFHPTPEKALCDGPQALRLEQLGALQRYASIVRGAYTEAVRNGDGTQTVNR is encoded by the coding sequence ATGATCGTGATGCTCGAGCCGGATTCCCCCGAATCCGTCGTGAACGCCGTCCTGAAACTCGCTTCGCAGTATGAGGGCGTCACCCCCCGTGCCCACGTGGTGCAGGGCGCGGAGTCCACCATCACGGAGCTGTACCTGCTGGGCTCCACCTCGCAGGTCCCGCTGGAGCCCTTCCAGCAGCTGCCCGGCGTGCGCCAGGTGGTCCGGGTGTCGCAGAAGTACCGGATCATCGGCCGGCACGGCGGCCACCGCACCACGGCGGGCTTCGAATACAACGGCGTCACCTTCGACGACCGTTCGGTGAACCTCTTCGCGGGCCTGTGCGCGGTGGACTCGCTGGAGAGCGTGGACGCGATGATGGCGGCGCTCGCCCGCTGCGGCATCACCACCACCCGCATGGGCGCGTACAAGCCGCGCACCAACCCCTACGAGTTCCAGGGCCTGGGCGCGAAGTGCCTGCCCTGGGTGTTCGAGTCGGCGGGCAAGCACGGCATCAAGGTCGTCGCGATGGAGGTGACGCACCCGCGCCACATCGACGAGATCAACGACGCGCTCAAGCAGGCGGGCACGCCCACGGGCGTGATGCTCCAGGTGGGCACGCGCAACGCTCAGAACTTCGAGCTGCTCAAGCAGATTGGCCAGCAGCACACCTTCCCCGTGCTCTTCAAGCGCGGCATGGGCATCACGCTGGAGGAGTCCCTCAACGCGTGCGAGTACGTGGCGAGCGAGGGCAACCCGAAGATCGTCTTCTGCCTGCGCGGCGTGAAGACGCACCTGGGCGACCCGCACCGCAACATGGTGGACTTCGCGCACGTGCCCGTGGTGCGCCGGCTCACGCGCATGCCGGTGTGCGTGGACCCTTCGCACGCGATTGGCCGCGCGGAGGCCCCGCCGGACGGGCTGCCGGACATCTTCCACGCCATTGGCCAGGGCCTCATCGCGGGCGCGTCCATGGTGCTGGTGGACTTCCACCCGACGCCGGAGAAGGCCCTGTGCGACGGGCCGCAGGCGCTGCGCCTGGAGCAGCTGGGCGCGCTCCAGCGCTACGCGAGCATCGTGCGCGGCGCGTACACGGAGGCCGTGCGCAACGGCGACGGGACGCAGACCGTCAATCGTTGA
- a CDS encoding prephenate dehydratase — translation MADAASRRIAFQGELGAYGDEATGAFFGPAVTRVPYPTFRAVFEAVASGAVEGGVVPMESALAGPVAEVVDLLLEFTPPISGELRLRVRHCLLAPPGHTLEGLTHALSHPQALAQCAGWLRGHHLQPVPEANTAVAARRVAQEATPGTAAIASRAAGERYGLTVLAEGIEDSPDNATRFLAVGPAVPPSLGARWKTSVVLTLDNGPGALAGVLGAFAARGVNVARLEARPGGVRAWDYRWCLDVDGAEDSAPVKAALDEARSASTSLQVLGSYALND, via the coding sequence ATGGCTGACGCCGCGTCCCGCCGCATCGCCTTCCAGGGCGAGCTCGGCGCGTACGGCGACGAGGCCACCGGCGCGTTCTTCGGCCCGGCGGTCACGCGGGTCCCCTACCCCACCTTCCGCGCCGTCTTCGAGGCCGTGGCCTCGGGCGCGGTGGAGGGCGGCGTCGTCCCCATGGAGAGCGCGCTCGCGGGGCCCGTGGCGGAGGTCGTGGACCTGCTCCTGGAGTTCACCCCGCCCATCTCGGGAGAGCTGCGCCTGCGCGTGCGCCACTGCCTGCTCGCGCCCCCGGGGCACACGCTTGAAGGCCTCACGCATGCGCTGTCCCATCCGCAGGCGCTGGCGCAGTGCGCGGGGTGGCTGCGCGGGCACCACCTCCAGCCCGTGCCGGAGGCGAACACCGCGGTGGCCGCCCGGCGCGTGGCGCAGGAGGCCACCCCGGGCACCGCGGCCATCGCCAGCCGCGCGGCGGGGGAGCGCTACGGGCTCACCGTGCTGGCGGAGGGCATCGAGGACTCACCGGACAACGCCACGCGCTTCCTCGCGGTGGGCCCGGCCGTCCCGCCGTCCCTGGGAGCGCGCTGGAAGACCTCCGTGGTGCTCACCCTGGACAATGGGCCCGGAGCGCTGGCGGGGGTGCTGGGGGCCTTCGCCGCGCGAGGCGTGAACGTCGCGCGGCTGGAGGCCCGGCCCGGCGGCGTCCGCGCCTGGGACTACCGCTGGTGCCTGGACGTGGACGGCGCGGAGGACTCCGCGCCGGTGAAGGCCGCCCTGGACGAGGCCCGGAGCGCCTCCACGTCGCTCCAGGTCCTCGGCAGCTACGCGCTCAACGATTGA
- the pheA gene encoding prephenate dehydratase: MADIPNLETLRTSLERVDEEILDLLQRRMALADDVARAKLVTAWPFRDPQREDLLLRKLRGRAAERGLDPHEVERLYRVILDMSVARQQGLLTRLDTTPLRVGYLGVEGSYSHLAARQRYAHRQGGVLLTGFDSARQAVEALKQGAQDLLLLPIENTTAGSMNETYDVLAAGDAVITGEVVSQVDHRLLGVKGAKLEDLREVLSHPQALAQCEDFLRTHVPRARAVLGPDTAVAAQMVADRNDVTVAAIASESAAARFGLVVLASDLQPGADFTRFVEVGRQPTPLAPDVPCKTSLLVVLEHRPGTLGQVLQRLTQRGVNLSKLESRPIPGAPWKYRFYLDVEGHAASAAVTAALEDLRPLTSSLRVLGTYPRAEPIDG, translated from the coding sequence ATGGCGGACATCCCCAACCTGGAGACCCTGCGCACCTCCCTCGAACGCGTCGACGAGGAGATCCTCGACCTGCTCCAGCGGCGCATGGCCCTGGCGGACGACGTGGCGCGCGCCAAGCTGGTGACGGCCTGGCCCTTCCGGGACCCCCAGCGCGAGGACCTGCTCTTGCGCAAGCTGCGCGGCCGGGCAGCGGAGCGAGGCCTGGATCCGCATGAGGTGGAGCGCCTCTACCGCGTCATCCTGGACATGTCCGTCGCTCGCCAGCAGGGCCTGCTGACCCGCCTGGACACCACGCCGCTGCGGGTGGGGTATCTGGGCGTCGAGGGCTCCTACAGCCACCTCGCCGCCCGCCAGCGCTACGCCCACAGGCAGGGCGGCGTGCTCCTCACCGGCTTCGACTCCGCCCGGCAGGCGGTGGAGGCCCTCAAGCAGGGGGCGCAGGACCTGCTGCTGCTGCCCATCGAGAACACCACCGCCGGCAGCATGAACGAGACCTACGACGTGCTCGCCGCGGGCGACGCCGTCATCACCGGCGAGGTGGTGAGCCAGGTGGACCACCGGCTCTTGGGCGTGAAGGGCGCGAAGCTGGAGGACCTGCGCGAGGTGCTGTCCCACCCGCAGGCGCTGGCGCAGTGCGAGGACTTCCTGCGCACGCACGTGCCGCGGGCCCGCGCCGTGTTGGGGCCGGACACCGCCGTCGCCGCCCAGATGGTGGCGGACCGCAATGACGTGACCGTGGCCGCCATCGCCAGCGAATCCGCCGCGGCCCGCTTCGGCCTCGTGGTGCTCGCCAGCGACCTGCAACCCGGCGCCGACTTCACGCGCTTCGTGGAGGTGGGGCGCCAGCCCACGCCGCTCGCCCCGGACGTGCCCTGCAAGACGTCCCTGCTGGTGGTGCTGGAGCACCGCCCCGGCACGCTCGGCCAGGTGCTGCAGCGGCTCACGCAGCGCGGGGTGAACCTCTCCAAGCTGGAGTCGCGCCCCATCCCGGGCGCGCCGTGGAAGTACCGCTTCTACCTGGACGTGGAGGGCCACGCCGCGTCCGCGGCGGTGACGGCGGCGCTGGAGGACCTGCGCCCGCTCACCTCGTCGCTGCGCGTGCTGGGCACCTACCCGCGCGCGGAGCCCATCGATGGCTGA
- a CDS encoding DUF4291 domain-containing protein, with product MSAAREVRADFDRASIVVYQAYPDAIADVAVKQQRFGPPFSVGRMTWIKPSFLWLMHRSNWGRKSGQERTLAVRIKRSGWEEALGGGVLTGYEPRAHGAPDTWRKAFEAAPVHIQWDPERTLRGAGLPHDSIQVGLSRAVIQRFVEDWTVSITDLTPLVQKLRKHLDDGRADQATRHLPKESVYPVPPELARRLGM from the coding sequence ATGAGCGCCGCCCGCGAAGTCCGCGCCGACTTCGACCGTGCGTCCATCGTCGTGTACCAGGCCTACCCCGACGCCATCGCGGACGTCGCCGTGAAGCAGCAGCGGTTCGGCCCGCCCTTCTCCGTGGGCCGGATGACGTGGATCAAGCCCAGCTTCCTGTGGCTCATGCACCGCTCCAACTGGGGCCGCAAGAGCGGCCAGGAGCGCACCCTCGCCGTCCGCATCAAGCGCTCGGGCTGGGAGGAGGCGCTGGGCGGGGGAGTCCTCACCGGCTACGAGCCCCGCGCCCACGGCGCGCCGGACACCTGGCGCAAGGCCTTCGAAGCCGCGCCCGTCCACATCCAGTGGGATCCGGAGCGCACGCTGCGTGGCGCGGGCCTGCCCCACGACAGCATCCAGGTGGGGCTGAGCCGCGCCGTCATCCAGCGCTTCGTGGAGGACTGGACCGTCTCCATCACCGACCTCACCCCCCTGGTCCAGAAGCTGCGCAAGCACCTGGACGACGGGCGCGCGGACCAGGCGACGCGCCACCTGCCGAAGGAGTCCGTCTACCCGGTGCCCCCGGAGCTCGCCCGCCGCCTGGGAATGTGA
- a CDS encoding EVE domain-containing protein has protein sequence MATRRYWLIKSEPSVYAYAKLEEDGSTAWTGVRNFEARNNLRAMTPGDLCLYYHSNEDKAVVGVARVLSKPGPDPTAPGEDWASVDMGPVVAFTTPVTLATIKATPALKDFPLLTRSRLSVTPTPTEHFELVLKMGKTKLPKARARA, from the coding sequence ATGGCGACTCGGCGGTACTGGTTGATCAAGAGCGAGCCCTCCGTCTACGCGTACGCGAAGCTGGAGGAGGACGGCAGCACGGCGTGGACGGGCGTGCGCAACTTCGAGGCCCGCAACAACCTCCGGGCCATGACGCCCGGGGACCTGTGCCTCTACTACCACTCCAACGAGGACAAGGCCGTCGTCGGCGTGGCGCGCGTGCTCTCGAAGCCCGGGCCCGACCCCACCGCGCCCGGCGAGGACTGGGCCTCCGTGGACATGGGCCCCGTCGTCGCCTTCACCACCCCGGTGACGCTCGCCACCATCAAGGCCACGCCCGCGCTCAAGGACTTCCCGCTGCTCACCCGCAGCCGCCTGAGCGTCACGCCCACGCCCACCGAGCACTTCGAGCTCGTCCTGAAGATGGGCAAGACGAAGCTGCCCAAGGCCCGAGCCCGCGCATGA